The Candidatus Glassbacteria bacterium genome window below encodes:
- a CDS encoding beta-N-acetylhexosaminidase, protein MMRSCLAVMLVAFMSFFPLRPAFAQSSLNIIPAPLLLELGEGSVTLSIGSAVVVEPGTRACGEYLADLLSKASGAVIPLMDSAPEQPVRPTISLALEPGLKHLGNEGYLLVINREGVSITSTAAEGVFHGVQTLRQLLPPLIENGEIALAAWELPCLRIEDRPRFGWRGLMMDCSRTFQPPAYLKKIIDLLALYKLNVLHLHLTDDQGWRLEIEKYPELTGIAARFPTKYSKEGGFYSREEMKELIDYAGKRGVAVIPEIEMPGHCLAALAAYPELSCSGGPFEIYPFFKGPGIQRNVYCAGKERTFEFLENVLAEVIELFPSPYVHIGGDEVPKNNWRECADCRARIRAEGLKDEHELQSYFIRRIEKYLNARGRKLLGWDEILEGGLAPRAAVMSWRGTEGGIEAARMGHDVVMSPTSHCYLDYDHQRTSVAEAYSFEPVPEELEAEYHKHILGLQGNMWTHIAVNEPATDIQIFPRLIALAEAGWSAKARRNTEGFLRRLEGHFRRLDRLDVEYFGRR, encoded by the coding sequence ATGATGAGATCCTGTCTTGCGGTAATGCTGGTGGCTTTCATGTCGTTCTTTCCTCTTCGTCCCGCATTCGCCCAATCCAGCCTGAATATCATCCCCGCACCCCTTTTGCTTGAACTTGGCGAGGGCAGCGTCACGCTGTCAATCGGTTCCGCGGTGGTGGTCGAACCCGGCACCCGCGCCTGTGGAGAGTATCTGGCCGATCTGCTCTCCAAAGCCAGCGGCGCGGTGATCCCGCTCATGGATTCGGCGCCGGAGCAGCCGGTGCGCCCAACTATCTCACTAGCTCTCGAACCAGGGCTGAAACACCTCGGCAACGAGGGTTACCTGCTCGTGATAAACCGTGAAGGAGTTTCGATAACCTCGACTGCCGCGGAGGGAGTCTTCCACGGTGTGCAGACCTTGCGCCAGCTGCTGCCGCCGCTAATCGAGAACGGGGAAATCGCACTCGCCGCCTGGGAGCTCCCCTGCCTGAGAATCGAGGACCGGCCCCGGTTCGGCTGGCGGGGACTGATGATGGACTGCAGCCGCACTTTTCAGCCACCGGCCTACCTGAAAAAAATTATCGACCTGCTGGCTCTGTATAAACTCAATGTCCTGCACCTGCACCTCACGGATGATCAGGGCTGGCGCCTGGAGATCGAAAAATATCCCGAACTTACAGGTATCGCGGCCCGCTTTCCCACTAAATACAGCAAGGAAGGAGGATTTTACAGCCGGGAGGAAATGAAAGAGCTGATCGATTACGCGGGGAAGCGTGGCGTGGCGGTAATCCCGGAAATCGAGATGCCCGGCCACTGCCTGGCCGCGCTGGCCGCCTATCCGGAGCTGTCCTGCAGCGGAGGGCCGTTCGAAATCTATCCATTCTTCAAAGGTCCCGGTATCCAGCGTAACGTCTACTGCGCGGGTAAGGAAAGGACTTTTGAATTTCTGGAAAACGTGCTGGCCGAAGTGATCGAGTTGTTCCCCTCACCCTACGTCCATATCGGCGGGGATGAAGTTCCCAAGAACAACTGGCGGGAATGCGCGGACTGCCGGGCCAGAATCAGAGCCGAGGGCCTGAAAGACGAGCACGAACTGCAGAGTTATTTTATCCGGCGGATCGAAAAATATCTCAATGCCCGCGGCAGGAAACTGCTGGGCTGGGACGAGATCCTGGAAGGAGGGCTGGCGCCCCGGGCCGCGGTGATGTCCTGGCGCGGAACCGAGGGCGGTATTGAAGCCGCCAGGATGGGCCACGACGTGGTCATGTCGCCTACCAGCCACTGTTACCTGGACTACGACCACCAGAGGACATCGGTAGCCGAAGCTTATTCATTCGAGCCTGTTCCGGAGGAACTGGAAGCGGAATACCACAAGCACATCCTGGGCCTGCAGGGCAACATGTGGACCCATATCGCAGTCAACGAGCCGGCTACGGATATCCAGATATTTCCGCGGCTGATCGCCCTGGCCGAGGCTGGCTGGAGCGCAAAAGCGCGGAGAAACACTGAAGGCTTCCTGCGGAGGCTGGAGGGCCATTTCCGCAGACTCGACAGACTGGACGTGGAATATTTCGGCAGGAGATAA
- a CDS encoding acyl-CoA desaturase, protein MPICLFLAVHWYLSLFCQSFFLHRFGAHRMFHLPPFWKRFFYLMTFFSQGASFLNPRAYAVMHRMHHAWSDTDRDPHSPHYSPNIVAMMVKTYGIYTGLLSGKIDPGQFGYDLPEWKAVDKLSENWLVRLAFAGSYIAFYLAFAPSWWYFLLLPVHFLIGPIQGALVNWCGHKYGYVNHRETGDRSRNTLALDILLLGELFQNNHHRYPQRMNFANRWFELDPVWPLIKVLAMLRVVKVPSS, encoded by the coding sequence ATGCCCATCTGCCTGTTCCTGGCCGTGCATTGGTATCTTTCGCTGTTCTGCCAGTCATTTTTCCTCCACCGTTTCGGGGCGCACCGGATGTTCCATCTGCCGCCGTTCTGGAAGCGGTTTTTCTACCTGATGACCTTTTTCAGCCAGGGAGCCTCGTTCCTTAACCCGCGGGCCTACGCCGTGATGCACCGGATGCACCACGCCTGGAGCGATACGGACCGGGACCCCCATTCGCCCCACTACTCGCCGAATATAGTCGCCATGATGGTCAAGACTTACGGGATTTACACGGGACTGTTGAGCGGCAAAATCGATCCGGGGCAATTCGGTTACGATCTTCCCGAGTGGAAAGCTGTCGACAAGCTGAGCGAGAACTGGCTCGTACGTCTGGCGTTCGCCGGTTCCTACATCGCGTTCTATCTGGCGTTCGCGCCGTCGTGGTGGTATTTCCTGCTGCTGCCGGTCCATTTCCTGATCGGACCGATCCAGGGAGCGCTGGTCAACTGGTGCGGTCACAAGTACGGCTACGTCAACCACCGGGAAACCGGCGACAGGTCGCGCAATACGCTGGCTCTGGATATCCTGCTGCTGGGCGAGCTGTTCCAGAACAACCATCACCGCTACCCGCAGCGGATGAATTTCGCCAACCGCTGGTTCGAGCTTGACCCGGTCTGGCCGTTGATTAAAGTGCTGGCGATGCTGAGAGTAGTTAAAGTCCCCTCCTCGTGA
- a CDS encoding helix-turn-helix domain-containing protein — MESGQILEMRGITRSFPGVRALALDPDIPPDTLVRRLNVAQCQLVETAKAVSAAAGIIVLDEPTACLTGHEKRKLFEVIRSLKNLCFPQGNKGIYSALQLDQSSMRQDNGSGGSMDFGSEMLAARVRRFRLQKKMSIEQLAKAAGVDKNTVVRIEKGEGRPNLSTLMRICGILEVSVDTLMDLESVENQDYYLYRRGESSGVDESEPGLRVGDLKAKLPCGKMNAVVLEITGEGRMRSHPGEEITFCLKGKVGVMIGSTPVVLERGDSVLFFGREPHKYYNADKAGNAPMALALCVWMDEAVDPQAEYLSSYHL; from the coding sequence ATGGAAAGTGGACAAATCCTGGAAATGAGGGGAATAACCAGGTCTTTCCCCGGAGTCCGCGCGTTGGCGCTGGACCCGGATATCCCGCCGGACACGCTGGTGCGAAGGTTGAACGTGGCCCAGTGTCAGCTGGTGGAGACCGCCAAGGCCGTCTCCGCCGCTGCCGGGATTATCGTCCTCGATGAGCCGACCGCCTGCCTTACCGGCCATGAAAAGCGGAAACTGTTCGAGGTTATCCGTTCGCTTAAAAATCTTTGTTTCCCGCAGGGAAATAAAGGGATATATTCAGCTTTACAGCTCGACCAGTCAAGTATGCGGCAGGACAACGGATCGGGAGGTTCAATGGATTTCGGCTCTGAAATGCTGGCGGCCAGGGTGAGGCGTTTCCGCCTGCAGAAAAAGATGAGTATCGAGCAACTGGCCAAGGCGGCCGGAGTGGACAAGAACACGGTTGTAAGAATCGAGAAAGGCGAGGGCCGCCCGAACCTGAGCACCCTGATGCGGATCTGCGGTATACTCGAAGTATCCGTGGACACGCTGATGGACCTCGAATCTGTCGAAAATCAGGATTACTATCTCTACCGGCGTGGAGAATCGAGCGGAGTCGATGAGAGCGAGCCCGGCCTGCGGGTTGGCGATCTCAAAGCCAAGCTGCCGTGTGGCAAGATGAATGCCGTCGTGCTCGAAATTACCGGCGAGGGCAGGATGCGCAGCCATCCGGGAGAGGAAATCACTTTCTGCCTCAAGGGCAAGGTCGGTGTCATGATCGGCAGCACGCCCGTGGTGCTGGAAAGGGGAGATTCGGTGTTGTTTTTCGGACGCGAACCGCACAAATACTACAATGCCGATAAAGCCGGGAACGCTCCGATGGCGCTGGCCTTATGTGTCTGGATGGATGAAGCCGTGGACCCGCAGGCCGAGTACCTGAGCTCGTATCATCTCTAA
- a CDS encoding mandelate racemase/muconate lactonizing enzyme family protein yields MKITDVVSHNLTLPYPGEVRPAWQPGFVTTTHEFTLVRIITDEGIVGYGGTSGHVAGTIDASVKPYLVGENPLATERLARIYRHAGGIWCIDMALWDIVGKAAGMPLHRLWGSFRDKVRAYASTVELATPENRAELALHYRGLGFKAMKIRLRKDTVAGDLALVDACLEAAGDTMDFMVDANQATNLPSPDPGPFWGYQRALLMARELHDRRILWLEEPLPRFDFDNLTRLREATEIKTAGGEKNQGLHEFRWMIERKVYDIIQPDAAMSEGISQLRKVAAMCEMCHLEFIPHHGMSGLGLSAQLQLACTVPNDTWVEVIYEPTTRTIEAYQQLGGIITSKVWIDKDGFVTAPETPGLGVEIDEDRISGYEV; encoded by the coding sequence ATGAAAATCACGGACGTTGTCTCCCACAACCTCACCCTGCCCTATCCCGGCGAGGTCCGGCCGGCGTGGCAACCCGGTTTCGTCACCACTACCCACGAGTTCACCCTGGTCAGGATAATCACGGACGAGGGAATAGTAGGCTACGGCGGCACCTCCGGCCACGTTGCCGGAACTATCGATGCCAGTGTCAAGCCCTACCTGGTCGGCGAAAATCCGCTGGCCACCGAGCGGCTGGCCCGGATCTACCGTCACGCCGGCGGAATCTGGTGTATCGACATGGCCCTCTGGGATATCGTGGGCAAGGCCGCCGGCATGCCGCTGCACAGGCTGTGGGGCAGTTTCCGCGACAAGGTCCGGGCCTACGCCAGCACGGTTGAACTCGCCACGCCGGAAAACCGCGCCGAACTGGCCCTGCACTACCGCGGCCTGGGGTTCAAGGCGATGAAAATCAGGCTGCGCAAGGACACCGTGGCCGGGGACCTGGCGCTGGTGGACGCCTGCCTCGAGGCGGCGGGCGATACGATGGATTTCATGGTGGACGCCAACCAGGCCACCAACCTGCCGTCTCCCGATCCCGGACCGTTCTGGGGCTACCAGCGTGCGTTGCTGATGGCCCGCGAGCTTCACGACCGGCGGATCCTGTGGCTCGAGGAGCCGCTGCCCCGTTTCGATTTCGACAACCTGACCAGGCTGCGGGAAGCCACCGAAATCAAAACCGCCGGCGGCGAGAAAAACCAGGGGCTCCACGAGTTCCGCTGGATGATCGAGAGGAAGGTCTACGACATTATCCAGCCCGACGCGGCCATGTCGGAGGGTATTTCGCAGCTGAGAAAAGTGGCGGCGATGTGCGAGATGTGCCACCTCGAGTTTATCCCCCACCACGGGATGAGCGGACTTGGCCTCTCCGCGCAGCTCCAGCTGGCCTGCACCGTCCCCAACGACACCTGGGTCGAAGTGATCTACGAGCCGACCACGCGGACAATCGAGGCCTACCAGCAGCTGGGCGGGATAATTACCTCTAAAGTCTGGATCGACAAGGACGGGTTCGTAACTGCCCCGGAAACTCCGGGCCTCGGTGTGGAAATCGACGAGGACAGAATCTCCGGGTACGAAGTCTAG
- a CDS encoding trimethylamine methyltransferase yields MPKETVQGGRLKLLSDDDVGQIHAAALRILEQAGIRIPHAQSLAILRDAGAKAGEDEETVYLQAGLVENALRDAPSEVLLCGRERHNDLLLAGNNVYAGTGGAELNVLDLETGRLRESTLRDVADIARLVDALDGIDFYIRPVVARDVPHEKLDVNKYYASLANTGKHVMGNVYFPENVEKVFRLAALVAGGTDSLLARPIVSFITSFISAPLTFNAEVCPALLEIVRRGMPVALSSVAIAGLTAPVTFAGTLAITHAEQLAGITLCQLANPGAPVIYGGCPGVADMRDTSFCPGSIERQILNAAVTQLARHVGVPNYNLAGVTDSKIPDIQAGYEKAFGICLSVLAGSNYIHHAAGRIADGVAYEQYVIDNEIILMARRAVRGIEVSGETLAVDDIISAGPGGDFISREHTLKHFRDEFFFPAIADRRERAAWEAAGSPDARERARVEARRILHEHVSAPIPERIDRRIRDEFEILLPA; encoded by the coding sequence ATGCCGAAAGAGACTGTACAGGGCGGCAGGCTGAAACTGCTGTCGGACGATGATGTCGGGCAGATCCACGCCGCGGCGCTGCGAATCCTGGAACAGGCCGGAATCAGGATTCCTCACGCGCAGTCGCTCGCTATCCTGCGGGATGCCGGGGCGAAAGCCGGCGAAGATGAAGAAACCGTGTATTTGCAGGCCGGCCTGGTTGAAAATGCTCTCCGGGACGCGCCCTCCGAGGTCCTGCTCTGCGGCCGTGAGCGGCACAACGACCTTCTGCTCGCCGGAAACAATGTCTATGCCGGTACCGGAGGGGCCGAACTCAACGTACTCGATCTCGAAACCGGCCGCCTGCGCGAGAGCACCCTGCGCGACGTGGCCGATATCGCCCGGCTGGTGGACGCGCTGGATGGAATCGACTTCTATATCCGTCCGGTTGTCGCCCGCGACGTGCCCCACGAAAAGCTGGATGTCAACAAGTACTACGCCTCGCTGGCCAATACCGGCAAGCACGTGATGGGCAACGTCTATTTCCCGGAGAACGTCGAAAAAGTGTTCAGGCTGGCAGCGCTCGTGGCCGGCGGAACCGATTCGCTGCTGGCCCGGCCGATTGTCTCCTTTATCACCTCGTTCATCTCCGCCCCGCTGACATTCAACGCCGAGGTCTGCCCTGCCCTGCTGGAGATAGTCCGGCGGGGCATGCCCGTGGCGCTCTCCTCCGTGGCGATCGCCGGGCTGACCGCTCCGGTGACATTCGCCGGGACACTGGCGATAACCCATGCGGAACAGCTGGCCGGGATTACTCTCTGCCAGCTTGCCAACCCCGGCGCTCCCGTGATCTATGGCGGCTGCCCCGGCGTGGCGGACATGCGCGACACTTCGTTCTGTCCGGGCAGTATCGAGCGGCAGATCCTCAACGCGGCTGTCACCCAGCTCGCCCGGCATGTCGGCGTGCCCAACTATAACCTGGCCGGAGTCACCGATTCCAAAATCCCGGACATCCAGGCGGGCTACGAGAAAGCGTTCGGTATCTGCCTCTCCGTGCTGGCCGGCTCCAACTATATTCACCACGCAGCCGGCAGGATCGCCGACGGAGTGGCCTACGAGCAGTACGTGATCGACAACGAGATTATCCTGATGGCCCGGCGCGCGGTACGGGGAATCGAGGTCAGCGGGGAAACTCTGGCGGTCGATGACATAATTTCGGCCGGCCCAGGCGGCGATTTTATCTCGCGGGAGCACACGCTGAAACATTTCCGCGATGAGTTTTTCTTTCCCGCAATCGCCGACCGCCGCGAGCGTGCCGCCTGGGAAGCCGCCGGGTCTCCTGACGCCCGCGAGCGGGCCAGGGTCGAGGCGCGCAGAATCCTGCACGAGCATGTGTCCGCGCCCATCCCGGAGCGGATTGACAGGCGGATCCGCGATGAATTCGAGATTTTATTACCTGCTTAA
- a CDS encoding MmgE/PrpD family protein, with amino-acid sequence MLEEESQLNADLAAGFVADTGYDRLPDEVAAKAKRCLLDFLGVALSSSGLPAYQAGRELLEGFGDGGAATVIGSGERLPLLAAVWANTLLGSVMDLEDGYYPSVGHPGSVVFPVTLAFAEHGRASGREFLAASVIGYEICARAGQAMTRFYRKRALGSGGSSVYGAAAAASRLLGLDKRGVGLALGAAGVYMPSTPVHYSIDHQSMVKGGIPWGTFVGASSALLARGGFAAPPATMQDPFADPEDPTARPIFQTLGSEWEIRKVYFKRYPSCRWTHAPLDAVLEIVAEHKLAAGEIDSVRIETFEEAARLDHGGPVTLEGFQFDIPYTVAAALVYGDFTVEQMTAETLQDPRVSQLARKVSLVADPELSAMFPVRRPARVTISLADGGELSREVLNLHGEAGGDFETQGYLDKFIALASPRIGPEKCGQLIRTVEKLDRQESLDGLVSLLHE; translated from the coding sequence CTGCTTGAGGAAGAGAGTCAATTGAACGCTGATCTTGCAGCCGGGTTTGTCGCTGATACCGGTTATGACAGGCTCCCCGATGAAGTTGCGGCCAAGGCCAAACGCTGCCTCCTCGACTTCCTGGGCGTGGCCCTTTCGAGCAGCGGGCTGCCGGCCTATCAAGCCGGACGGGAGCTGCTGGAGGGATTCGGCGATGGCGGCGCGGCGACCGTGATCGGCAGCGGGGAACGGCTGCCGCTGCTCGCGGCGGTCTGGGCCAATACCCTGCTGGGCAGCGTGATGGACCTCGAGGACGGATACTACCCGTCGGTGGGCCACCCCGGCTCGGTGGTCTTTCCGGTGACCCTCGCCTTCGCCGAGCATGGCCGCGCCTCCGGCAGAGAGTTCCTGGCAGCTTCGGTGATCGGCTACGAGATCTGCGCGAGGGCCGGCCAGGCGATGACCCGGTTTTACCGCAAGCGGGCGCTGGGTTCCGGCGGTTCGAGTGTCTACGGCGCCGCCGCCGCGGCATCGCGGCTGCTGGGTCTCGACAAGCGCGGGGTCGGGCTGGCCCTCGGCGCCGCCGGAGTCTACATGCCCTCGACTCCGGTCCACTACTCGATTGACCACCAGAGCATGGTCAAGGGCGGTATCCCCTGGGGCACGTTTGTCGGAGCCTCCTCGGCCCTGCTGGCCAGGGGCGGATTCGCAGCTCCGCCTGCCACGATGCAGGACCCGTTCGCCGACCCGGAAGACCCGACCGCACGCCCGATATTCCAAACCCTGGGCAGCGAATGGGAAATCCGCAAAGTCTATTTCAAGCGCTATCCCTCCTGCCGCTGGACCCATGCACCCCTGGACGCGGTGCTGGAGATCGTGGCCGAACATAAACTCGCCGCCGGGGAAATCGACTCGGTACGGATCGAGACATTCGAGGAAGCCGCCCGGCTCGACCACGGCGGACCGGTCACGCTGGAGGGATTCCAGTTCGATATCCCGTACACGGTCGCCGCGGCGCTTGTCTATGGCGATTTCACCGTGGAGCAGATGACCGCCGAAACGCTGCAGGACCCACGTGTCAGCCAGCTTGCGCGGAAGGTGAGCCTGGTCGCCGATCCGGAATTGAGCGCCATGTTCCCGGTGCGAAGACCGGCCAGGGTCACGATCTCGCTGGCCGATGGCGGGGAACTGTCCCGCGAGGTGCTGAACCTTCACGGCGAGGCGGGCGGCGATTTCGAGACCCAGGGGTATCTGGATAAATTTATCGCGCTGGCCTCGCCCCGGATCGGACCGGAAAAGTGCGGGCAGCTAATCCGGACTGTCGAAAAGCTGGACAGGCAGGAGTCCCTGGACGGACTGGTTTCCCTGCTGCACGAATAG
- a CDS encoding polyamine ABC transporter substrate-binding protein: protein MNKTVLKILALAAFLVFTALLSRYPAGQNGEAARTDGKILRMASKQADTRSLNPHRATASHDRVLAEMIFNGLLRYRPGSMAIADIEPDLARSMPRAETLPDGTQCWTFELRRGVKFHPFGDREGAEVTAQDVVYSLRRACDPAKSSYAGDYQGMRFEAAGRDTVRVILAQPVTADLLLPKLTNRGGGLVVCPQAIEQFGEDWFNLNPVGTGPFRFTGYTPMEKVELAANREYFRGVPGLAGIEYYYMPYVISRELALRKGEVDVIWGPREQVWGDKMSGLPGIAVDLIDGVEIMSLHLNMSLAPLDSRLVREAIAHAVDRGEFIALYGPGVARPVSSVVPHGMLRGGLSEQEAVRLGLVREFSPEKSRALLARAGWPDGFTLKVFVSESDTYVKAFDLLQAQLGRVGIELKISIVDQATYHTRIRQDLNPLVFYTCYRPNPDIILTQFFHSASIVAAGSSPVTNFCHLGAVDADGDGEVDSIDHLIEQARRETNPDRQTELWKQAQAVILDQVAAYPLMALGFTFARSVDVNWGYDLRVITDGPKATEATTKQQPL, encoded by the coding sequence ATGAACAAAACAGTCCTGAAGATCCTTGCCCTGGCCGCTTTTCTGGTTTTCACGGCCTTGTTATCGCGCTACCCTGCCGGGCAAAACGGAGAGGCCGCGCGCACGGACGGCAAAATCCTGCGCATGGCCAGCAAGCAGGCCGATACCCGCAGTCTCAATCCCCACCGCGCCACGGCATCCCATGACCGGGTGCTGGCCGAGATGATATTCAACGGCCTGCTGCGCTACCGTCCCGGCTCGATGGCGATTGCCGATATCGAACCGGACCTGGCGCGTTCCATGCCCCGGGCGGAAACCCTGCCTGACGGGACCCAGTGCTGGACGTTCGAGCTGCGCCGGGGAGTGAAGTTCCATCCGTTCGGCGACCGGGAAGGAGCGGAGGTTACCGCCCAGGACGTTGTCTATTCGCTTCGTCGCGCCTGCGACCCCGCCAAGTCCTCTTATGCCGGCGATTACCAGGGCATGCGGTTCGAGGCGGCCGGACGCGACACGGTGCGGGTTATCCTGGCTCAGCCTGTCACCGCCGACCTCCTGCTGCCCAAGCTGACCAACCGCGGCGGCGGCCTGGTTGTCTGCCCTCAGGCTATCGAGCAGTTCGGCGAGGACTGGTTCAATCTCAACCCGGTCGGCACGGGGCCGTTCCGGTTCACCGGCTACACTCCGATGGAGAAAGTGGAGTTGGCGGCCAACCGGGAGTATTTCCGCGGCGTGCCCGGCCTGGCTGGAATCGAATACTACTACATGCCCTACGTGATCAGCCGCGAGCTGGCCCTGCGCAAGGGCGAGGTGGACGTGATCTGGGGTCCGCGGGAGCAGGTCTGGGGCGACAAGATGTCCGGCCTGCCGGGTATCGCTGTCGACCTGATCGATGGCGTGGAGATCATGTCGCTGCATTTAAACATGAGTCTCGCCCCGCTGGATTCGAGGCTGGTGCGGGAAGCAATCGCCCACGCTGTTGACCGCGGGGAGTTTATCGCCCTCTACGGCCCCGGCGTGGCCCGGCCGGTAAGCTCGGTTGTACCCCACGGCATGCTGCGCGGAGGGCTGAGCGAACAGGAAGCTGTCCGGCTGGGGCTGGTCCGCGAATTCAGCCCGGAAAAATCACGGGCGCTGCTGGCCCGGGCCGGCTGGCCCGACGGGTTTACGCTCAAGGTATTCGTCTCCGAAAGCGACACCTATGTCAAGGCGTTCGACCTGCTCCAGGCCCAGCTCGGGCGGGTCGGTATCGAGCTGAAAATCTCGATTGTGGATCAGGCCACCTACCATACCCGGATCAGGCAGGACCTCAATCCGCTGGTGTTCTACACCTGCTACCGGCCGAACCCGGATATCATCCTGACCCAGTTTTTTCACTCGGCGTCAATCGTGGCCGCCGGGAGCAGCCCGGTCACCAATTTCTGCCATCTCGGAGCCGTGGACGCCGACGGTGACGGGGAAGTGGACAGTATCGACCATCTGATCGAGCAGGCGCGCCGGGAGACGAACCCGGACAGGCAGACCGAACTCTGGAAACAGGCCCAGGCGGTTATTCTCGACCAGGTGGCCGCCTATCCGCTGATGGCGCTGGGGTTCACGTTCGCGCGCAGTGTGGATGTGAACTGGGGCTATGACCTGAGGGTGATTACCGACGGCCCGAAGGCAACTGAAGCAACTACGAAACAGCAGCCTCTTTAA
- a CDS encoding ABC transporter permease, whose product MLAFSIRRILLAVPVLLAVVTLIFFLVRAMPGGPAVAMLGDYATPEAIEALEEEMGLNDPLPVQYFRFLGSLARGELGRSQITGTPVAAEVARVLPYTLELAVSAIMIGILLGIPLGVATSLRRNSALDYLGRTFSLSGVSLPSFFLGILLMFVFSIKLDLFPVMGGGDLLDLRDNLRHLFLPSLTLGLMMAAYITRTTRSSMLNVLGEDYIRTARAKGLPERKVIFGHALRTALIPVASFTGVYAIILIGNSVLVEVVFSRPGLGKMMVGAINQRDYLTLQSVMAVYATLVVLINLLTDLSYGLIDPRIRYD is encoded by the coding sequence ATGCTCGCATTCTCCATCAGACGAATCCTGCTGGCGGTTCCGGTCCTGCTGGCGGTTGTCACCCTGATTTTCTTCCTCGTGCGCGCCATGCCCGGCGGCCCGGCTGTCGCGATGCTGGGCGATTACGCAACGCCGGAGGCAATCGAGGCGCTGGAGGAGGAGATGGGACTCAACGACCCGCTGCCGGTGCAGTATTTCCGCTTCCTGGGCAGTCTGGCCCGGGGCGAGCTGGGACGCTCGCAGATCACCGGCACTCCGGTGGCCGCCGAGGTGGCCCGTGTGCTGCCGTATACCCTGGAACTGGCTGTCAGCGCGATTATGATCGGTATCCTGCTGGGGATACCCCTGGGAGTGGCCACTTCGCTGCGCCGCAACTCAGCGCTCGATTATCTTGGCCGCACCTTTTCGCTCTCAGGCGTCTCGCTGCCCTCGTTTTTCCTCGGCATCCTGCTGATGTTCGTCTTTTCGATCAAGCTCGATCTTTTTCCGGTGATGGGCGGCGGCGACCTGCTGGACCTGCGTGACAACCTCCGCCACCTGTTCCTGCCCAGCCTGACCCTGGGGCTGATGATGGCCGCCTATATCACCCGCACCACCCGCTCATCGATGCTCAACGTGCTGGGCGAGGACTATATCCGCACCGCCCGGGCCAAGGGCCTGCCGGAGCGTAAAGTGATATTCGGCCACGCGCTGCGCACCGCGCTGATCCCGGTGGCCTCGTTCACCGGAGTCTATGCGATCATCCTGATCGGCAACTCGGTACTGGTGGAGGTGGTCTTCTCCAGGCCCGGACTGGGCAAGATGATGGTGGGGGCGATCAACCAGCGCGATTACCTCACGCTCCAGTCGGTGATGGCTGTCTATGCCACCCTGGTGGTGCTGATCAATTTGCTGACCGACCTCTCTTACGGACTGATCGACCCGAGAATCAGGTACGACTGA
- a CDS encoding ABC transporter permease, with product MAEKTKLWRTFSTNRTALAGCIMALLLVLVAVFAFGIAPFDPLEQNVYHRLTAPEGAHVLGTDQYGRDVLSRILYGVRTSLTVGFLSVLLGMAAGTAIGVVAGYYGKITEAVLMRTVDVLLAFPTLITGIMVAAILGSGLIKLIIAIGIVFTPRFARLAHGPALAAREMEYVNAARVIGAGGLRIIVRHIVPNIMGEIIVAATLWMGTAIMVEASLSFLGLGVSPPTPTLGNMIKNGVDQLTNAPWLALFPGLAVLVTVLSFNMIGDGLRDIADPKLRT from the coding sequence ATGGCCGAGAAAACCAAACTCTGGCGCACGTTCAGCACTAACCGGACCGCCCTGGCGGGATGCATTATGGCCCTGCTGCTGGTGCTGGTGGCCGTGTTCGCTTTCGGGATCGCACCTTTCGATCCGCTGGAGCAGAATGTCTACCACCGTCTCACCGCACCCGAAGGAGCCCACGTGCTTGGCACCGACCAGTACGGCCGCGACGTGCTCTCGCGGATACTCTACGGGGTCCGGACTTCGCTGACGGTGGGGTTCCTCTCGGTGCTGCTCGGGATGGCGGCCGGTACGGCTATCGGCGTGGTGGCCGGATACTACGGCAAAATTACCGAGGCGGTCCTGATGCGTACGGTGGACGTCCTGCTGGCGTTCCCCACCCTGATTACCGGGATCATGGTCGCCGCGATCCTGGGCAGCGGGCTGATCAAGCTGATTATCGCTATCGGGATCGTGTTCACCCCCAGGTTCGCCCGGCTGGCCCACGGTCCCGCGCTGGCGGCCAGGGAGATGGAGTATGTCAACGCGGCGCGAGTGATCGGCGCGGGCGGGTTGAGGATTATCGTTCGCCATATCGTGCCCAACATCATGGGCGAGATTATCGTGGCGGCCACGCTCTGGATGGGCACGGCGATCATGGTCGAGGCCAGTCTCAGCTTCCTCGGTCTGGGAGTCTCGCCGCCCACGCCCACGCTGGGCAATATGATCAAGAACGGGGTGGATCAGCTCACCAACGCTCCCTGGCTGGCCCTGTTTCCAGGCCTGGCGGTGCTGGTCACCGTGCTGTCGTTCAACATGATCGGCGACGGGCTGCGGGATATCGCCGATCCCAAGCTCAGGACCTGA